The following are from one region of the Oncorhynchus nerka isolate Pitt River linkage group LG8, Oner_Uvic_2.0, whole genome shotgun sequence genome:
- the LOC135572721 gene encoding putative uncharacterized protein DDB_G0271606, giving the protein MGTPMLQQISGEVGLSKPKALAGSQQQQQQQQQQQQQQQQQQQQQQPQQQQQQQQQQQQSQQQQQLQQQQQQQQQQQQQQQQQQQQQQQQQQQQQQSQQQQQLQQQQQLQQQQQQKQQQQQQQQQQQQQQQQQQQQQQQQQLQQKQQQQKQQQQQQQKQQPQKQQQQQQQQQQLQKQQQQQLQQQQQQQQQQQQQQQQQQQQQQQQQQQSQQQQQLQQQQQQKQQQQQQQQQQQQQQQQQQQQQQLQKQQQQQLQQQQQQQQQQQQQQQQQQQQQQQQSQQQQQLQQQQQQQKQQQQQQQQQQQQQQQQQQQQQQQQQQQQLQKQQQPQQQQQQQSQQQQQQQQQQQQQQQQQQQQQLQKQQQPQQQQQQQQQQQQQQQQQQQLQKQQQQQLQQQQQQQQQQQQQQKQQQQQQQQQQQQQSQQQQQLQQQQQQKQQQQ; this is encoded by the exons ATGGGGACCCCCATGCTGCAACAGATCAGTGGAGAGGTTGGACTGTCGAAGCCCAAAGCTCTGGCAGGTAGTCAG cagcaacaacagcaacaacagcaacaacagcaacaacaacagcaacagcaacaacagcaacaacctcagcaacaacaacagcaacaacaacagcaacaacagtcacaacaacagcaacagctacagcaacaacaacaacagcaacagcaacaacaacaacagcaacaacagcaacaacaacagcaacaacagcaacaacaacagcagcaacagtcacaacaacagcaacagctacagcaacaacaacagctacagcaacaacaacagcaaaaacaacaacagcaacagcaacaacagcaacaacagcaacagcaacaacagcaacaacagcaacaacaacagcaacagctacagcaaaaacaacaacagcaaaaacaacaacagcaacaacagcaaaaacaacaaccgcaaaaacaacaacagcaacaacaacaacaacaacaactgcaaaaacaacaacagcaacagctacagcaacaacaacagcaacaacagcaacaacaacagcaacagcaacaacagcaacaacaacaacaacaacagcaacaacagtcacaacaacagcaacagctacagcaacaacaacagcaaaaacaacagcaacaacagcaacaacaacaacagcaacaacagcaacaa caacaacaacaacaacaacaactgcaaaaacaacaacagcaacagctacagcaacaacaacagcaacaacagcaacaacagcaacaacaacaacaacagcaacaacaacaacaacaacagtcacaacaacagcaacagctacagcaacaacaacaacagcaaaaacaacaacagcaacaacagcaacaacagcaacagcaacagcaacagcagcaacaacaacagcaacagcaacaacaacaacaacaactgcaaaaacaacaacagccacagcaacaacagcaacaacagtcacaacaacagcaacaacagcaacagcaacaacagcaacaacagcaacaacaacaacaacaacaactgcaaaaacaacaacagccacagcaacaacagcaacagcaacaacagcaacaacagcaacaacagcaacaacaacaactgcaaaaacaacaacagcaacagctacagcaacaacaacagcaacaacagcaacaacagcaacaacaaaagcaacagcaacaacagcaacaacaacaacagcaacaacagtcacaacaacagcaacagctacagcaacaacaacagcaaaaacaacagcaacaa